From a single Nostoc edaphicum CCNP1411 genomic region:
- a CDS encoding M16 family metallopeptidase gives MLKQLTNTVFPASVFRLESGLTFIHQEIPTTPVVVADVWVRAGASLEPKPWFGMAHFLEHMIFKGTAMLPPGMFDSKVENRGGVSNAATSYDYAHYSLTTAAPYLKDTLPYLGELLLNAAIPEDEFSRERDVVLEEIRSCQDDSDWIGFQALIQSIYPHHPYGRSVLGTEQELMQQSPEAMRCFHRTHYQPENMTVVIAGGIGQKPALEMVNHSFADFAERSNCPQFEKVAKPVITGIHRQELCLPRIEQARLLMAWLVPGVEEIRTGYGLDLLSVLLAEGRTSRLVRDLREDLQLVQGIYSSFSLQRESSLFTITAWLEPENLEEVESLICAHLDDLQTRGISEQELARTRRLLCNEYAFSTETPNQLTGLYGYYNTIAQAELAVTYPQQIQSFDAKELQKLAKQYLSPENYAVTVLKPC, from the coding sequence TTGTTAAAACAACTAACTAATACCGTATTTCCAGCCTCAGTCTTCCGACTAGAGAGTGGTTTAACTTTTATTCATCAAGAAATTCCCACCACTCCTGTAGTTGTGGCGGATGTTTGGGTGCGTGCTGGAGCCAGCCTAGAGCCAAAACCGTGGTTCGGTATGGCGCACTTTTTAGAACACATGATTTTTAAAGGTACGGCAATGCTACCCCCTGGGATGTTCGATTCCAAAGTTGAAAACCGGGGTGGCGTCAGTAATGCGGCGACAAGCTATGACTATGCTCATTATTCACTCACCACAGCTGCCCCTTATTTAAAAGATACTCTGCCCTACTTGGGAGAACTCTTGCTGAATGCGGCAATTCCAGAAGATGAATTTAGCCGCGAACGAGATGTGGTACTAGAAGAAATTCGCTCTTGTCAGGACGATTCCGACTGGATAGGATTTCAAGCGCTGATTCAAAGCATCTATCCGCATCACCCTTACGGACGTTCGGTATTGGGTACTGAGCAAGAACTAATGCAGCAATCGCCAGAAGCAATGCGCTGTTTTCACCGCACTCACTATCAGCCGGAAAACATGACGGTGGTAATTGCCGGAGGTATAGGCCAGAAACCAGCTTTGGAAATGGTAAATCATTCCTTTGCTGATTTTGCCGAACGCTCGAATTGTCCGCAGTTTGAGAAAGTGGCAAAGCCAGTAATAACAGGAATTCACCGCCAAGAACTGTGTTTACCACGCATAGAGCAAGCGCGATTGTTGATGGCGTGGCTTGTACCAGGAGTAGAAGAAATTCGCACTGGCTACGGTTTAGATTTGTTGTCAGTGTTATTGGCAGAAGGGCGGACTTCGCGTTTAGTGCGCGATTTGCGAGAAGATTTGCAATTGGTACAGGGAATTTACAGTAGTTTTTCTCTACAACGAGAATCAAGTTTATTTACAATTACTGCCTGGTTGGAACCAGAAAATCTGGAGGAAGTAGAGTCCTTGATTTGCGCTCATTTGGATGATTTGCAGACTAGAGGAATTAGTGAACAGGAACTTGCCCGTACACGCAGGCTGCTATGTAATGAGTATGCATTTTCTACCGAAACGCCAAATCAACTTACAGGGCTTTATGGATATTACAATACCATCGCCCAAGCTGAATTAGCTGTGACATATCCCCAACAGATTCAGTCTTTTGATGCCAAAGAACTGCAAAAATTAGCTAAACAGTATCTCTCGCCGGAGAATTACGCGGTTACTGTACTTAAACCGTGTTAA
- a CDS encoding M16 family metallopeptidase, with translation MTTLLQKSPMHRTVLNNGIVVLVAENPAADIIAARIFVRAGSCNENRELAGLAHLLSAVMTKGCDGLSSLEIAEIVESVGASLSADAGTDYFLLSFKTVTSDFGEILTLAGRILRSPTFPETQVELERRLALQDIRSQKEQPFTVAFEQMRQVMYQNHPYSMSVLGDETTMSRLTREDLVEYHQTYFRPDNVVISIAGRVTPTDAVALVEEVFGDWQPTTQALPILNLPEIKVEPQVRVKPVQTQQSIVMLGYLGTSVSSIDYAPLKLLCTYLGNGLSSRLFVELREKRGLAYEVSAFYSTRLFPASFVVYIGTAPENTSIALEGLRTEVDLLSTTEVSESALQAAKNKILGQYALGKQTNGQIAQIYGWYEILGLGIDFDTRFQELIAAVSAQDAIAAACKYLKEPYLSLVGQEEAINRAIAS, from the coding sequence ATGACAACCTTGCTGCAAAAATCGCCTATGCATCGCACCGTCTTGAACAATGGCATTGTCGTGCTGGTGGCAGAAAATCCGGCTGCGGACATTATTGCAGCGCGAATTTTTGTGCGTGCCGGTAGTTGTAACGAAAACCGGGAGCTAGCAGGGTTGGCACATTTGTTATCGGCAGTGATGACAAAGGGATGCGATGGACTTTCTAGCTTGGAAATTGCAGAAATCGTCGAGTCTGTAGGGGCGAGTTTAAGTGCGGATGCTGGCACTGATTATTTTTTGCTATCTTTCAAAACGGTAACATCCGATTTTGGGGAAATTTTAACATTGGCAGGGCGGATTTTGCGATCGCCTACTTTTCCCGAAACTCAAGTGGAATTAGAACGGCGTCTAGCACTCCAAGATATTCGTTCGCAAAAAGAGCAACCGTTCACCGTCGCCTTTGAACAAATGCGGCAGGTCATGTACCAAAATCACCCATACTCTATGTCAGTGCTGGGAGATGAAACCACCATGAGTCGCTTAACTCGTGAGGATTTAGTAGAGTATCACCAAACTTATTTCCGTCCAGACAATGTAGTAATTAGTATTGCTGGTAGGGTTACACCTACAGATGCCGTGGCATTGGTGGAAGAAGTTTTTGGTGATTGGCAACCTACAACCCAAGCACTGCCAATACTGAATTTACCTGAGATTAAGGTAGAACCGCAGGTAAGAGTAAAGCCAGTACAGACACAACAATCAATTGTGATGCTCGGTTATTTGGGAACATCGGTGAGTTCTATTGACTATGCCCCACTGAAGTTGCTGTGTACCTACTTGGGAAATGGGCTTTCTAGTCGCTTGTTTGTGGAATTGCGGGAAAAACGAGGTTTAGCTTATGAAGTATCCGCTTTTTACTCCACAAGGCTATTTCCAGCCTCCTTTGTGGTTTATATCGGTACGGCACCGGAGAATACCAGCATTGCCCTAGAAGGGCTGCGTACAGAAGTAGATTTACTCTCAACGACCGAAGTATCCGAAAGCGCACTCCAGGCTGCGAAAAATAAAATTTTGGGGCAATATGCTTTGGGTAAACAAACGAATGGGCAAATTGCTCAGATATACGGCTGGTATGAAATTTTGGGATTAGGAATTGATTTTGACACCAGATTTCAAGAATTGATTGCGGCTGTGAGTGCCCAGGATGCGATCGCCGCAGCTTGTAAGTATTTAAAAGAACCTTACTTGTCTTTAGTTGGGCAAGAAGAAGCAATTAATCGTGCGATCGCATCATAG
- a CDS encoding peptidoglycan-binding domain-containing protein, translating to MQSSLTASILSYLKLLDPTVNRCRMEKRQKGWWPKRSKSLSAIEILLFSTTPLLIASTAVVSIAAPQKIAQVNPGNSINRPILKVGSQGERVAELQAALKLLGFYSGAVDGTYSENTASAVSRFKQAAGLNPDGIVDASTWQRLFPREPVAASTVPSSQPRFNSATNFPVPTQASNLTNVANPNPNPPRQAVTQVPTSPEPRPATPRQAVRPVATSPEPKPATPRQAVRPVATSPEPRPATPRKATTSSTQKTPNRTTSTTRTQSNTTTKRTPGIQYTSEGLPILRIGLRGSEVVKLQQQLKKLGFLKGDADGDFGVTTETAVKAAQKRYGLEADGVVGGSTWEVLLRR from the coding sequence ATGCAAAGCAGCTTGACAGCAAGTATTTTGAGTTACTTAAAATTACTAGACCCAACTGTAAACCGCTGTAGAATGGAAAAACGGCAAAAGGGTTGGTGGCCAAAGAGGTCTAAATCTTTATCAGCCATTGAAATACTCTTGTTCTCCACTACGCCTCTGCTCATTGCCTCAACGGCTGTAGTATCGATAGCAGCACCGCAAAAAATTGCCCAAGTAAACCCTGGAAATAGCATCAACCGCCCTATCCTTAAAGTTGGTAGCCAAGGCGAACGTGTGGCTGAACTTCAAGCAGCTCTAAAACTTTTGGGTTTTTACTCTGGTGCTGTAGATGGTACATATAGTGAGAATACAGCCAGCGCTGTTTCCCGATTTAAACAAGCCGCTGGCTTGAATCCAGATGGCATTGTTGATGCCAGCACTTGGCAACGACTTTTTCCTAGAGAACCAGTAGCAGCATCAACAGTCCCTTCATCCCAGCCAAGATTTAACTCAGCTACAAATTTTCCTGTCCCAACCCAAGCTAGCAACCTCACTAATGTTGCAAATCCTAACCCCAACCCCCCCAGGCAAGCTGTAACGCAAGTTCCGACTAGCCCTGAACCAAGACCTGCAACTCCAAGACAAGCTGTAAGACCAGTTGCAACTAGCCCTGAACCAAAACCTGCGACTCCAAGACAAGCTGTAAGACCAGTTGCGACTAGCCCTGAACCAAGACCTGCCACCCCAAGAAAAGCTACAACTTCAAGCACACAGAAAACGCCAAATCGTACTACATCAACTACTCGAACTCAGTCAAACACAACTACCAAGCGAACCCCTGGTATTCAATACACCTCAGAAGGATTACCTATTTTGCGTATAGGATTACGTGGTTCTGAAGTTGTAAAGTTGCAACAACAACTGAAAAAGCTTGGTTTCTTGAAAGGCGATGCCGATGGAGACTTTGGCGTGACAACGGAAACTGCTGTAAAAGCTGCACAAAAGCGCTATGGCTTAGAAGCTGACGGCGTAGTTGGTGGCTCTACCTGGGAGGTTCTTTTGCGGCGTTAA
- a CDS encoding phage holin family protein, protein MQHFLLTWLGTAVALFLTANIVPGFLIKNFVTALVAALVIGLVNAFIRPILRILTFPITLLTFGLFTLVINALTLWLASALTPGTGFEIQGFLPALLGSIVLAIVSSIINYLLRVAT, encoded by the coding sequence ATGCAACACTTTTTATTAACTTGGCTCGGTACTGCGGTGGCGTTATTTCTTACTGCTAATATCGTTCCGGGATTCCTGATCAAGAATTTTGTGACTGCCTTGGTCGCTGCCCTTGTTATTGGTCTGGTTAATGCATTTATTAGACCAATTTTGCGGATTTTGACGTTTCCGATTACCTTACTCACTTTTGGTTTATTTACATTAGTGATCAACGCCTTAACTCTTTGGCTGGCAAGTGCCCTAACTCCTGGTACTGGTTTTGAAATTCAGGGCTTTTTACCTGCTTTGTTAGGTTCAATTGTGCTAGCAATTGTTTCTAGCATAATTAACTATTTGTTGAGAGTTGCTACCTAG
- a CDS encoding cobalamin biosynthesis protein has protein sequence MHELNKEINQVEQVLWVGIGCKRGTSWQLIDWAVEEIFRENQLFPSAIAGIATIDNKASEVGLVEFCHLRNLPLKTFSAEILGSVCVPNPATITNLKVGTPSVAEAAAILAAAQLTSLTVFPFTSMEQLPVRFLVPKQIFQLQGQAGAVTLAVAQASNISITESH, from the coding sequence ATACACGAACTGAATAAGGAAATAAACCAAGTAGAACAGGTTTTATGGGTAGGAATTGGCTGTAAACGGGGAACTTCATGGCAGTTGATTGATTGGGCGGTTGAGGAAATCTTTCGAGAAAATCAACTTTTTCCAAGTGCGATCGCAGGGATTGCTACCATTGACAATAAAGCCTCGGAAGTTGGCTTAGTAGAATTTTGCCATCTACGCAATTTGCCCCTAAAAACCTTTTCTGCGGAAATCCTTGGCTCTGTCTGTGTCCCCAACCCTGCCACAATTACCAACCTCAAAGTAGGTACACCTAGCGTAGCAGAGGCAGCTGCTATTCTTGCAGCCGCTCAACTCACATCGTTGACTGTTTTTCCCTTCACAAGTATGGAGCAATTACCCGTAAGGTTTTTAGTTCCTAAACAAATTTTTCAGCTACAAGGGCAAGCAGGAGCAGTAACATTAGCTGTTGCCCAAGCTTCAAATATTAGTATTACAGAATCTCACTAA
- a CDS encoding tetratricopeptide repeat protein produces the protein MAEDSGKFAEKIGVYVAPGGQASIGTQIIEGQKQLTPTKSIPYRGSVHFVGRETELTTVHEDLQRGNYVAIAGMGGVGKTELATQYARRYQQDYGGITWFNDRETNLAAEVLEFFQLQFGLEIPQELGGRLLSLKEQVAWCWSKYPDSPLPILIIFDDVTDLDNLRQVVPNNNCFRVLITTRLRHLDPNFIQEIPLDVLSPQKEPGKALELLKRLLGEKDKRVENQPQAATAICECLEYLPLGIELVGGYLVRDPDISLDIMFGRLQERKLAEAALQDRETLNSTQLGVKAAFALTWEELDPLAQQLGKFLSLFSPALILWELVIWVATGGKEAKNQEERQLTWSKDELNAAKKQLYGRNLLQLVEERERCYKIHALVRWFLQEELADAGEMKSVLETTFATAMITVAQILPGSPTSEQIESIRDIVPHLEDLGKRIIAEIKEAKETQIISLASVPSDEVIWVFVKVGRFYEGQGLYQLVELCYEDCVNVCQSLFAGDHPDVATSLNNLAALYNSQGKYSDAEPLYIDALAMTKRLFAGDHSNVATSLNNLAVLYDSQGRYSEGEPLYIDALAMTKRLFAGDHPDVASSLNNLAALYNSQGQYSKAEPLYIDALAMRQRLFAGDHPDVASSLNNLAALYYSQGRYSEAEPFLIDALAMIKRLFAGDHPDVASSLNNLAFLYNSQGRYSEAEPLYIDALAMTKRLFASDHPNVATSLYNLAALYKSQGRYSEAEPLYIDALAMTKRLFAGDHPYVAFSLNNLAVLYKSQGRYNEAEPLLIDALAMTKRLFAGDHPNVATSLNNLAALYKSQGRYNDAEPLLIDALAMTKRLFAGDHPNVATSLNNLAALYKSQGRYNDAEPLLIDALAMTKRLFAGDHPNVATSLNNLAVLYDSQGRYSDAEPLYIDALAMCQRVLGVNHPTTATIRENLAILQRQSTPRAIWKRRLGQFVQTLKAILIFPFSLLWRLAKKIIRN, from the coding sequence ATGGCTGAAGACTCTGGGAAGTTTGCCGAAAAAATTGGTGTTTACGTCGCTCCTGGTGGTCAAGCTTCCATTGGCACTCAAATTATTGAGGGGCAAAAACAGTTAACTCCCACAAAATCTATTCCTTATCGCGGTTCCGTCCATTTCGTCGGCCGAGAAACGGAACTGACAACGGTACATGAAGACTTGCAGCGCGGAAATTATGTAGCAATAGCGGGAATGGGTGGCGTGGGCAAAACTGAATTAGCCACCCAATACGCTAGACGATATCAACAAGATTATGGCGGGATTACCTGGTTTAACGACAGAGAAACCAATCTCGCCGCCGAAGTTTTAGAGTTTTTTCAGTTGCAGTTTGGTTTGGAGATTCCCCAAGAATTAGGAGGAAGACTTTTAAGCCTTAAAGAACAAGTCGCCTGGTGTTGGTCTAAATATCCCGACTCTCCCTTGCCGATTTTAATCATCTTTGATGATGTAACTGATTTAGACAACCTCCGCCAAGTCGTTCCCAACAATAATTGCTTCCGAGTCTTAATTACTACTCGACTGCGGCATTTAGACCCGAATTTTATTCAAGAGATTCCCTTAGATGTTCTCTCGCCCCAAAAAGAACCAGGTAAAGCCTTAGAACTGTTAAAACGACTGTTGGGCGAAAAAGATAAGCGAGTCGAAAACCAACCACAAGCTGCAACAGCAATATGTGAATGTCTGGAATATTTGCCCTTGGGGATAGAGTTAGTGGGAGGTTATTTAGTACGCGACCCGGACATATCTTTAGATATCATGTTTGGGCGATTGCAAGAACGTAAATTAGCAGAAGCAGCTTTACAAGACCGGGAAACTCTCAACTCAACTCAATTGGGGGTCAAAGCCGCCTTTGCTTTAACTTGGGAAGAACTCGACCCACTGGCGCAACAACTAGGAAAATTTTTGAGTTTATTTTCTCCTGCACTGATTCTTTGGGAATTGGTTATTTGGGTAGCGACAGGTGGAAAGGAAGCAAAAAATCAGGAAGAAAGACAGCTAACTTGGTCAAAAGATGAATTAAACGCAGCTAAAAAGCAACTCTACGGGCGCAACTTGCTACAACTGGTAGAAGAGAGAGAAAGATGTTATAAAATTCATGCCTTAGTGCGGTGGTTTTTGCAAGAGGAGTTAGCCGATGCCGGCGAGATGAAATCAGTTTTGGAAACAACCTTCGCCACCGCCATGATAACCGTTGCCCAAATCCTTCCTGGTTCACCTACTTCTGAGCAAATTGAAAGCATCAGAGATATCGTTCCCCATCTCGAAGACCTGGGTAAACGCATAATTGCAGAGATAAAAGAAGCAAAAGAGACACAGATAATTTCTTTAGCATCAGTCCCCAGCGATGAAGTAATTTGGGTATTTGTAAAGGTAGGAAGATTTTACGAAGGACAAGGATTATATCAATTAGTAGAACTTTGTTATGAGGATTGCGTAAATGTTTGCCAATCTTTGTTTGCTGGCGACCATCCGGATGTCGCTACTAGCTTGAACAATTTAGCAGCACTCTACAATAGCCAAGGTAAGTACAGCGATGCCGAACCTCTCTACATTGATGCTTTGGCAATGACAAAGCGCCTGTTTGCTGGCGACCATTCCAATGTCGCTACTAGCTTGAACAATTTAGCAGTACTCTACGATAGCCAAGGGCGGTACAGCGAAGGCGAACCTCTCTACATTGATGCTTTGGCAATGACAAAGCGCCTGTTTGCTGGCGACCATCCTGATGTCGCTTCTAGCTTGAACAATTTAGCAGCACTCTACAATAGCCAAGGGCAGTACAGCAAAGCCGAACCTCTCTACATTGATGCTTTGGCAATGAGACAGCGCCTGTTTGCTGGCGACCATCCGGATGTCGCTTCTAGCTTGAACAATTTAGCAGCACTCTACTATAGCCAAGGGCGGTACAGCGAAGCCGAACCTTTCTTGATTGATGCTTTGGCAATGATAAAGCGCCTGTTTGCTGGCGACCATCCGGATGTCGCTTCTAGCTTGAACAATTTAGCTTTCCTCTACAATAGCCAAGGGCGGTACAGCGAAGCCGAACCTCTTTACATTGATGCTTTGGCAATGACAAAGCGCCTGTTTGCTAGCGACCATCCCAATGTCGCTACTAGCTTGTACAATTTAGCAGCACTCTACAAAAGCCAAGGGCGGTACAGCGAAGCCGAACCTCTTTACATTGATGCTTTGGCAATGACAAAGCGCCTGTTTGCTGGCGACCATCCCTATGTCGCTTTTAGTTTGAACAATTTAGCAGTACTCTACAAAAGCCAAGGGCGGTACAACGAAGCCGAACCTCTCTTGATTGATGCTTTGGCAATGACAAAGCGCCTGTTTGCTGGCGACCATCCCAATGTCGCTACTAGCTTGAACAATTTAGCAGCACTCTACAAAAGCCAAGGGCGGTACAACGATGCCGAACCTCTCTTGATTGATGCTTTGGCAATGACAAAGCGCCTGTTTGCTGGCGACCATCCCAATGTCGCTACTAGCTTGAACAATTTAGCAGCACTCTACAAAAGCCAAGGGCGGTACAACGATGCCGAACCTCTCTTGATTGATGCTTTGGCAATGACAAAGCGCCTGTTTGCTGGCGACCATCCCAATGTCGCTACTAGCTTGAACAATTTAGCAGTACTCTACGATAGCCAAGGGCGGTACAGCGATGCCGAACCTCTTTACATTGATGCTTTGGCAATGTGCCAACGGGTGTTAGGCGTTAATCATCCCACTACAGCGACAATTCGAGAAAATCTAGCAATCCTACAACGCCAGTCTACTCCCCGTGCTATCTGGAAACGTCGGTTAGGTCAGTTTGTGCAAACGTTAAAGGCGATATTAATTTTCCCGTTTTCTCTGCTGTGGCGATTGGCTAAAAAAATAATTCGTAATTAA
- a CDS encoding type II toxin-antitoxin system ParD family antitoxin — translation MSNINISLPESMKAFIEEQVAQGGYGSVSEYLQELITQDQKRKMQEHIEELLIAGLESGEAIEVNDEWWQQKRTNLINHLHQEK, via the coding sequence ATGAGTAATATTAATATTTCCTTGCCTGAGTCGATGAAAGCCTTTATTGAAGAACAAGTGGCTCAAGGTGGCTACGGTTCAGTTAGCGAATATCTACAAGAGTTAATCACCCAAGACCAAAAACGCAAGATGCAAGAACATATAGAAGAACTTTTAATTGCAGGACTTGAAAGTGGAGAAGCAATAGAAGTTAATGATGAATGGTGGCAGCAAAAACGCACAAACTTGATAAACCACCTGCATCAAGAGAAATAA
- a CDS encoding type II toxin-antitoxin system RelE/ParE family toxin translates to MTKRIIITPKASLDIDDYFAYIAQENPDTALLFFDSVRETFAQLGRMPGMGSRYPVDNLRLQGLRKWAVKGFKKYLIFYFEQHESIEVVRILYAGQDIERILEQE, encoded by the coding sequence ATGACAAAGCGGATAATCATTACACCCAAAGCCAGTTTAGATATTGATGATTATTTTGCTTACATTGCCCAAGAAAACCCCGACACGGCTCTTTTATTTTTTGACTCTGTAAGAGAAACTTTTGCACAGTTAGGAAGAATGCCTGGAATGGGTAGCCGTTATCCCGTGGATAATCTTCGTTTACAAGGTTTACGTAAATGGGCTGTTAAGGGATTTAAAAAGTATCTAATTTTTTACTTTGAGCAACATGAAAGCATTGAAGTTGTGCGGATTCTCTATGCAGGGCAAGATATAGAAAGGATTTTAGAACAGGAATGA